A single window of Eucalyptus grandis isolate ANBG69807.140 chromosome 1, ASM1654582v1, whole genome shotgun sequence DNA harbors:
- the LOC104438515 gene encoding enolase 1-like isoform X3 — MELHESSCGYGKRWGESLGNRGRLLILTDGLLPGIYEALELRDGGSDFLGKGVSKGVENVNTTIGPALVGKDPRDQMAIDNFMFQKLDRTVNEWAWCKQ, encoded by the exons ATGGAACTGCATGAAAGCAGCTGTGGCTATGGCAAAAGATGGGGGGAATCTTTAGGAAATAGAGGGCGATTGCTTATCTTGACTGACGGTTTGCTTCCCGGGATTTATGAGGCCCTTGAACTGAGAGACGGTGGTTCTGACTTCCTGGGAAAGGGTGTTTCCAAG GGTGTTGAGAATGTGAACACAACTATTGGTCCCGCCTTGGTTGGCAAG GATCCAAGGGATCAGATGGCTATTGATAACTTCATGTTCCAAAAGCTTGATCGAACTGTAAACGAGTGGGCTTGGTGTAAACAATAG
- the LOC104438515 gene encoding uncharacterized protein LOC104438515 isoform X2 yields the protein MRAFLVTSESRLFAPFAVQCESSPSPSPSLPPSLSSCQSMLIRSDPDSSISLSPSHGWRPPGIGETIRIGAGQIISSCSVPAVWLVVGRGRDGELLLLAAALNVVNGGSHAKDKLATENDDGPQKIFDALKDPCCMFFGSEHRVVSIVVASFYLNIPKDALKVMCKSFGIDHPAVLIKDPYPKIAGDALKVTCKSLVSDYPVVLIVDPFNPKTLEMLSKS from the exons ATGCGAGCATTCCTCGTCACCAGCGAATCGCGCTTGTTTGCCCCGTTTGCTGTGCAATGCGAATCTTCTCCGTCACCATCCCCATCACTTCCTCCATCTCTATCATCCTGTCAATCGATGTTGATCCGTTCCGACCCCGATTCCTCAATTTCACTCTCACCTTCACACGGTTGGAGGCCGCCCGGGATCGGTGAAACCATACGCATTGGTGCGGGCCAGATCATCAGCAGCTGCAGCGTTCCCGCAGTCTGG CTTGTTGTGGGCCGTGGTCGCGATGGGGAGCTGCTGTTGCTTGCTGCTGCATTAAACGTCGTTAATGGTGGGTCACATGCTAAAGACAAACTCGCAACAGAG AATGATGATGGTCCTCAGAAGATCTTTGATGCTCTCAAAGATCCGTGCTGCATGTTTTTTGGTAGTGAACATCGTGTTGTGTCGATTGTGGTGGCTTCATTTTATCTAAATATCCCTAAAGATGCTCTCAAAGTCATGTGCAAGTCATTTGGGATTGACCATCCTGCTGtattgattaaggatccgtATCCAAAGATCGCTGGAGATGCTCTCAAAGTCACATGCAAGTCATTAGTGAGTGATTATCCTGTTGTGTTGATTGTGGATCCATTTAATCCAAAAACTCTGGAGATGCTATCAAAGTCATGA
- the LOC104438515 gene encoding uncharacterized protein LOC104438515 isoform X1, translating into MRAFLVTSESRLFAPFAVQCESSPSPSPSLPPSLSSCQSMLIRSDPDSSISLSPSHGWRPPGIGETIRIGAGQIISSCSVPAVWLVVGRGRDGELLLLAAALNVVNGGSHAKDKLATEALLFKTKTPRSFDVFQNDDGPQKIFDALKDPCCMFFGSEHRVVSIVVASFYLNIPKDALKVMCKSFGIDHPAVLIKDPYPKIAGDALKVTCKSLVSDYPVVLIVDPFNPKTLEMLSKS; encoded by the exons ATGCGAGCATTCCTCGTCACCAGCGAATCGCGCTTGTTTGCCCCGTTTGCTGTGCAATGCGAATCTTCTCCGTCACCATCCCCATCACTTCCTCCATCTCTATCATCCTGTCAATCGATGTTGATCCGTTCCGACCCCGATTCCTCAATTTCACTCTCACCTTCACACGGTTGGAGGCCGCCCGGGATCGGTGAAACCATACGCATTGGTGCGGGCCAGATCATCAGCAGCTGCAGCGTTCCCGCAGTCTGG CTTGTTGTGGGCCGTGGTCGCGATGGGGAGCTGCTGTTGCTTGCTGCTGCATTAAACGTCGTTAATGGTGGGTCACATGCTAAAGACAAACTCGCAACAGAG GCCTTGCTCTTTAAAACGAAAACTCCTCGTTCTTTTGATGTATTCCAGAATGATGATGGTCCTCAGAAGATCTTTGATGCTCTCAAAGATCCGTGCTGCATGTTTTTTGGTAGTGAACATCGTGTTGTGTCGATTGTGGTGGCTTCATTTTATCTAAATATCCCTAAAGATGCTCTCAAAGTCATGTGCAAGTCATTTGGGATTGACCATCCTGCTGtattgattaaggatccgtATCCAAAGATCGCTGGAGATGCTCTCAAAGTCACATGCAAGTCATTAGTGAGTGATTATCCTGTTGTGTTGATTGTGGATCCATTTAATCCAAAAACTCTGGAGATGCTATCAAAGTCATGA
- the LOC104438537 gene encoding enolase 1 isoform X1 — translation MVKIKCIKARQIFDSRGNPTVEADATLDDGTFVRAAVPSGASTGIYEALELRDGGSDYLGKGVSKAVENVNTIIGPALVGKDPRDQIAIDNFMVQQLDGTVNEWGWCKQKLGANAILAVSLAVCKAGAAANKIPLYKHIANIAGNSKLVLPVPAFNVINGGSHAGNKLAMQEFMILPVGASSFKEAMKMGVEVYHHLKAVIKKKYGQDATNVGDEGGFAPNIQENKEGLELLKTAIAKAGYTGKVVIGMDVAASEFYGEDKTYDLNFKEENNDGSQKISGDALKDLYKSFVSEYPIVSIEDPFDQDDWEHYSKLTREIGDKVQIVGDDLLVTNPKRVEKAIKEKTCNALLLKVNQIGSVTESIEAVKMSKQAGWGIMASHRSGETEDTFIADLSVGLATGQIKTGAPCRSERLAKYNQLLRIEEELGSDAVYAGANFRMPVEPY, via the exons ATGGTGAAAATCAAGTGCATCAAGGCGAGGCAGATCTTCGACAGCCGCGGCAATCCTACGGTCGAG GCTGATGCTACTCTAGACGACGGAACTTTTGTGAGAGCTGCTGTTCCTAGTGGTGCCTCCACTG GGATTTATGAGGCCCTTGAACTGAGAGACGGTGGTTCTGACTACCTGGGAAAGGGTGTTTCCAAG GCTGTTGAGAATGTGAACACAATCATTGGTCCCGCCTTGGTTGGCAAG gatCCAAGGGATCAGATTGCTATTGATAACTTCATGGTCCAACAGCTTGATGGAACTGTAAATGAGTGGGGCTGGTGTAAACAAAAG CTTGGAGCCAATGCTATACTTGCAGTGTCTCTTGCTGTCTGCAAAGCTGGAGCTGCTGCTAATAAGATCCCTCTATACAAG CATATTGCAAACATTGCTGGTAACAGCAAATTGGTGTTGCCTGTTCCTGCCTTCAATGTCATTAATGGTGGTTCGCATGCTGGAAACAAACTCGCAATGCAG GAATTTATGATTCTTCCTGTTGGAGCTTCCTCATTTAAGGAAGCCATGAAGATGGGCGTGGAAGTTTATCACCACTTGAAG GCTGTTATTAAAAAGAAGTATGGTCAGGACGCAACTAATGTCGGTGATGAAGGTGGTTTCGCTCCTAACATTCAG GAAAACAAGGAAGGTTTAGAATTGCTCAAGACTGCCATTGCAAAAGCAGGTTACACTGGCAAA GTTGTTATTGGAATGGACGTTGCTGCATCCGAATTTTATGGAGAGGATAAGACATATGATTTGAACTTCAAAGAAGAG AACAATGATGGATCTCAGAAGATCTCTGGAGATGCTCTTAAAGATCTGTACAAGTCATTTGTGAGTGAGTATCCTATTGTCTCGATTGAGGACCCATTTGACCAGGATGATTGGGAACACTACTCCAAACTCACCCGTGAAATTGGAGACAAAGTCCAAATTGTAGGAGATGATCTGTTGGTCACCAACCCCAAG AGGGTTGAAAAGGCGATCAAAGAAAAGACCTGCAATGCTCTTCTTCTTAAG GTAAATCAAATTGGGTCTGTTACCGAGAGCATTGAAGCTGTGAAGATGTCCAAGCAAGCTGGGTGGGGCATCATGGCTAGCCACCGCAG TGGAGAAACAGAGGACACTTTTATTGCTGATCTTTCTGTGGGTCTGGCCACG GGTCAAATCAAGACTGGAGCTCCGTGCAGGTCAGAGCGTCTGGCAAAGTACAACCAG CTCTTGCGCATTGAAGAGGAGCTTGGCTCGGATGCTGTATATGCTGGAGCAAACTTCCGCATGCCTGTTGAACCCTACTAG
- the LOC104438537 gene encoding enolase 1 isoform X2 — MLAFACCVIVGGDSRADATLDDGTFVRAAVPSGASTGIYEALELRDGGSDYLGKGVSKAVENVNTIIGPALVGKDPRDQIAIDNFMVQQLDGTVNEWGWCKQKLGANAILAVSLAVCKAGAAANKIPLYKHIANIAGNSKLVLPVPAFNVINGGSHAGNKLAMQEFMILPVGASSFKEAMKMGVEVYHHLKAVIKKKYGQDATNVGDEGGFAPNIQENKEGLELLKTAIAKAGYTGKVVIGMDVAASEFYGEDKTYDLNFKEENNDGSQKISGDALKDLYKSFVSEYPIVSIEDPFDQDDWEHYSKLTREIGDKVQIVGDDLLVTNPKRVEKAIKEKTCNALLLKVNQIGSVTESIEAVKMSKQAGWGIMASHRSGETEDTFIADLSVGLATGQIKTGAPCRSERLAKYNQLLRIEEELGSDAVYAGANFRMPVEPY; from the exons ATGTTGGCCTTTGCATGTTGTGTGATTGTGGGCGGTGATTCTCGG GCTGATGCTACTCTAGACGACGGAACTTTTGTGAGAGCTGCTGTTCCTAGTGGTGCCTCCACTG GGATTTATGAGGCCCTTGAACTGAGAGACGGTGGTTCTGACTACCTGGGAAAGGGTGTTTCCAAG GCTGTTGAGAATGTGAACACAATCATTGGTCCCGCCTTGGTTGGCAAG gatCCAAGGGATCAGATTGCTATTGATAACTTCATGGTCCAACAGCTTGATGGAACTGTAAATGAGTGGGGCTGGTGTAAACAAAAG CTTGGAGCCAATGCTATACTTGCAGTGTCTCTTGCTGTCTGCAAAGCTGGAGCTGCTGCTAATAAGATCCCTCTATACAAG CATATTGCAAACATTGCTGGTAACAGCAAATTGGTGTTGCCTGTTCCTGCCTTCAATGTCATTAATGGTGGTTCGCATGCTGGAAACAAACTCGCAATGCAG GAATTTATGATTCTTCCTGTTGGAGCTTCCTCATTTAAGGAAGCCATGAAGATGGGCGTGGAAGTTTATCACCACTTGAAG GCTGTTATTAAAAAGAAGTATGGTCAGGACGCAACTAATGTCGGTGATGAAGGTGGTTTCGCTCCTAACATTCAG GAAAACAAGGAAGGTTTAGAATTGCTCAAGACTGCCATTGCAAAAGCAGGTTACACTGGCAAA GTTGTTATTGGAATGGACGTTGCTGCATCCGAATTTTATGGAGAGGATAAGACATATGATTTGAACTTCAAAGAAGAG AACAATGATGGATCTCAGAAGATCTCTGGAGATGCTCTTAAAGATCTGTACAAGTCATTTGTGAGTGAGTATCCTATTGTCTCGATTGAGGACCCATTTGACCAGGATGATTGGGAACACTACTCCAAACTCACCCGTGAAATTGGAGACAAAGTCCAAATTGTAGGAGATGATCTGTTGGTCACCAACCCCAAG AGGGTTGAAAAGGCGATCAAAGAAAAGACCTGCAATGCTCTTCTTCTTAAG GTAAATCAAATTGGGTCTGTTACCGAGAGCATTGAAGCTGTGAAGATGTCCAAGCAAGCTGGGTGGGGCATCATGGCTAGCCACCGCAG TGGAGAAACAGAGGACACTTTTATTGCTGATCTTTCTGTGGGTCTGGCCACG GGTCAAATCAAGACTGGAGCTCCGTGCAGGTCAGAGCGTCTGGCAAAGTACAACCAG CTCTTGCGCATTGAAGAGGAGCTTGGCTCGGATGCTGTATATGCTGGAGCAAACTTCCGCATGCCTGTTGAACCCTACTAG
- the LOC104438557 gene encoding enolase-like, producing the protein MAKIKCIKARQIFDSRGNPTVEADVTLDDGTFARAAVPSGASTGIYEALELRDGGSDYLGKGVSKAVGNINSIIGPALVGKDPTEQTEIDNFMVQQLDGTVNEWGWCKQKLGANAILAVSLAVCKAGAAVNKIPLYKHIANLAGNSKLVLPVPAFNVINGGSHAGNKLAMQEFMILPVGASSFKEAMKMGVEVYHNLKSVIKKKYGQDATNVGDEGGFAPNIQENKEGLELLNTAIAKAGYTGKVVIGMDVAASEFYGEDKSYDLNFKEDNNDGSQKIPGDALKDLYKSFASEYPIVSIEDPFDQDDWEHYSKMTVEMGEHVQIVGDDLLVTNPKRVAKAIKENTCNALLLKVNQIGSVTESIEAVRMSKKAGWGVMASHRSGETEDTFIADLSVGLATGQIKTGAPCRSERLAKYNQLLRIEEELGAEAVYAGANFRKPVEPY; encoded by the exons ATGGCCAAGATCAAGTGCATCAAGGCGAGGCAGATCTTCGACAGCCGTGGCAATCCTACGGTCGag GCTGATGTGACTCTTGACGATGGGACCTTCGCTAGAGCCGCCGTTCCCAGCGGTGCATCCACCG GGATCTACGAGGCACTCGAACTGAGGGATGGCGGGTCTGATTATCTCGGAAAGGGTGTTTCCAAG GCGGTTGGGAATATCAACTCGATCATCGGCCCTGCCCTAGTTGGAAAG GATCCAACAGAGCAGACAGAAATTGACAATTTCATGGTTCAACAACTTGACGGAACTGTAAACGAGTGGGGTTGGTGTAAGCAAAAG CTTGGAGCAAATGCTATCCTTGCTGTGTCCCTTGCGGTCTGCAAAGCTGGGGCTGCTGTTAACAAAATTCCCCTGTATAAG CACATTGCCAACCTTGCTGGTAACAGCAAATTGGTATTGCCTGTGCCCGCTTTTAATGTTATTAATGGAGGCTCACATGCTGGAAACAAACTTGCAATGCAG GAGTTCATGATTCTTCCAGTTGGAGCTTCCTCATTTAAGGAGGCCATGAAGATGGGCGTGGAAGTATATCACAATTTGAAG TCTGTGATCAAGAAGAAATACGGTCAGGATGCAACTAATGTTGGTGACGAAGGTGGATTTGCTCCTAATATTCAG GAGAACAAGGAGGGTTTAGAGTTGCTCAATACGGCCATTGCAAAAGCAGGTTACACTGGCAAA gTTGTTATTGGAATGGATGTTGCTGCATCTGAGTTCTATGGAGAAGATAAATCCTATGATTTGAACTTCAAGGAAGAC AACAATGATGGATCTCAGAAGATCCCTGGAGATGCTCTCAAGGACTTGTACAAGTCATTCGCAAGTGAGTACCCTATTGTGTCAATTGAGGATCCCTTTGACCAGGATGACTGGGAGCACTACTCAAAGATGACCGTTGAAATGGGTGAGCATGTCCAAATTGTGGGAGATGATCTGTTGGTTACCAACCCCAAG AGGGTGGCGAAGGCGATTAAGGAGAATACTTGCAATGCTCTCCTTCTCAAG GTGAATCAAATTGGATCTGTTACTGAGAGTATTGAAGCTGTAAGGATGTCGAAGAAAGCTGGGTGGGGAGTGATGGCTAGCCACCGCAG TGGTGAAACAGAAGACACTTTCATTGCCGACCTTTCTGTGGGTTTGGCAACC GGTCAGATCAAGACTGGAGCTCCATGCAGGTCAGAGCGGTTGGCTAAATACAACCAG CTCTTGCGAATTGAAGAGGAGCTCGGCGCAGAAGCTGTTTATGCTGGAGCCAACTTCCGCAAGCCCGTCGAACCCTACTAG